From Linepithema humile isolate Giens D197 chromosome 8, Lhum_UNIL_v1.0, whole genome shotgun sequence, one genomic window encodes:
- the LOC137001391 gene encoding E3 ubiquitin-protein ligase cblA-like codes for MQTIINENEIIISDTETENTIVVEDEPVNTESPSSEIEQVWNTRNNQGEIPANTQAVRQHHDITSENNIEINEDESIYEVPYDDYSYLNDANDATSGIPYHPVDWNLEDTTASEEECTKDICTVCLINERTHAFIPCGHLACCFLCIERLEADRCPICNVTYDNYVRIRKP; via the exons ATGCagacaataataaatgagaatgaaataattatttctgacaCAGAGACAGAGAATACAATTGTAGTAGAag ATGAACCAGTAAACACAGAATCGCCTTCTAGTGAAATAGAACAAGTATGGAATACCAGGAATAACCAAGGAGAAATCCCTGCAAATACACAAGCAGTAAGACAACATCACGACATTACTTCTGAgaacaatattgaaataaatgaag ATGAATCGATTTACGAAGTACCCTATGATGATTACTCATATTTGAATGACGCTAATGATGCTACTTCAGGCATTCCGTACCATCCTGTGGACTGGAACTTGGAGGATACAACTGCATCAGAAGAAGAATGTACGAAAGACATATGTACTGTGTGTCTTATAAACGAACGTACACATGCTTTTATACCTTGCGGTCATTTGGCTTGTTGCTTTTTATGCATCGAACGTTTAGAAGCCGATCGATGTCCGATATGTAACGTAACATATGATAATTACGTAAGAATTAGAAAACCATAA
- the LOC137001513 gene encoding uncharacterized protein, with translation MGLEVAPHKTEALYFYNRAIGRPPPIQMWVGEVRVPVGSQIKYLNLTLDRLLGFKQHFGQIIPKADRMAAALGRLLPNVGGPNVCVWRLYANVVQSVSLYGAPIWAAKVSVSRRIMAIIHRQQRRPAIRIIRSYCTTSFVAATALAGLLPVEFLANSYAKVYRRTRDPDRTGSACLRPGGGV, from the coding sequence ATGGGACTAGAGGTCGCCCCGCATAAGACGGAGGCTCTGTACTTTTACAACAGGGCCATAGGGCGTCCTCCCCCCATCCAAATGTGGGTGGGTGAGGTCCGAGTCCCGGTGGGGTCCCAGATAAAGTACCTGAACCTCACTCTGGATAGGCTTTTGGGATTCAAGCAACATTTTGGTCAAATTATCCCCAAAGCGGACAGGATGGCGGCCGCACTAGGTCGTCTCCTGCCCAACGTGGGTGGGCCGAACGTTTGCGTTTGGCGTTTATACGCGAACGTCGTGCAGTCAGTGTCCCTTTACGGGGCACCGATTTGGGCCGCAAAAGTCTCGGTCAGTCGGCGAATCATGGCGATTATTCATCGTCAACAACGCCGGCCTGCCATCAGGATAATTCGGTCCTACTGCACGACGTCGTTCGTGGCGGCCACGGCCCTGGCGGGCCTCCTCCCGGTCGAATTTTTGGCGAACTCGTACGCCAAGGTTTATCGGCGTACGAGGGACCCTGATCGTACCGGGAGTGCCTGTCTTAGACCAGGGGGTGGCGTATAG